A part of Myxococcus landrumus genomic DNA contains:
- a CDS encoding PAS domain S-box protein yields the protein MRVLIVAQGGADLSPLETLLEERGDTVVHVLRDVEVPAAWRAGACPLVVLDARDEGSRVPLVRALRSLPGGNAAVVLMVAQRGALHTATLALEEGADDILAWPLDAEELKLRLGMAERRSLRRKSRAGVPFGDALRDTLLAVSPVPTCITTLVEGRVVAANDAYFRAFGYTREEMLGKTTVELHLWDRPFDRAQVMERLRQHGAVRGVDARYHTRTGEVRHTLLFMGLVPLGDEPHVISFFPDITPLKQAEEELRRSEVSFRTLIQSLPDLVAVFDRDARVRYANLKVARALGYSDVRELVGKHISDMIPPEDLASADARMHEALRTGRNALQDRRMVRRDGGILHVESTTFPLHFDGEDSIVSVAHDLTERHQMQARLRLAERMASVGTLAAGVAHEINNPLAYLTANLAFAREELSHLPAPGEPGVDPELLRSLADAQSALAEAQQGAERVRTIVRDLKTFSRVDALEDSVIDVRQVLDSTLNLATTEIRHRARVMKFFEDVPPVRANESRLGQVFLNLLVNAAQAIPEGAPERHEIRVTTRLGDASRVMVEVADTGVGIATEHLPRLFDPFFTTKAPGVGTGLGLSICHNLVTALGGEIRVRSAPGKGSTFQVLLPASEHPRVEPEPLVVEAPVVEKRGRLLVVDDEPLVCTALGRTLRPHHDVTLATRAQDALERIEAGEHYDVVFCDLMMPGMSGMDFYSTLLKRHPDQARRVVFLTGGAVTPQARAFLETVTSPHIEKPFAGRELLSLVQERLARV from the coding sequence ATGCGGGTCCTGATAGTCGCTCAGGGAGGGGCGGACCTGTCGCCACTGGAAACCCTGCTGGAAGAGCGGGGGGACACGGTGGTCCACGTCTTGCGCGACGTGGAGGTCCCCGCGGCCTGGCGCGCCGGAGCCTGCCCCCTGGTGGTGCTGGACGCGAGGGACGAGGGCTCTCGCGTGCCGCTCGTGCGGGCCCTGCGCAGCCTCCCCGGTGGCAACGCGGCGGTGGTGCTGATGGTGGCGCAGCGCGGCGCCCTGCACACCGCGACGCTCGCGCTGGAAGAAGGCGCGGACGACATCCTCGCCTGGCCCCTGGACGCGGAGGAGCTGAAGCTGCGGCTGGGGATGGCGGAGCGCCGCTCGCTGCGGAGGAAGTCGCGCGCGGGAGTTCCTTTTGGTGACGCGCTGCGGGACACGCTCCTGGCCGTCAGCCCCGTCCCCACCTGCATCACCACGCTGGTGGAAGGCCGGGTCGTCGCCGCCAATGACGCCTACTTCCGGGCCTTCGGCTACACGCGCGAGGAGATGCTGGGCAAGACGACGGTGGAGCTCCACCTGTGGGACCGCCCCTTCGACCGCGCGCAGGTGATGGAGCGGCTGCGGCAGCACGGCGCCGTGCGCGGCGTGGATGCCCGCTATCACACCCGCACGGGCGAGGTGCGCCACACGCTGCTCTTCATGGGCCTGGTGCCGCTGGGAGACGAGCCTCACGTCATCTCCTTCTTCCCAGACATCACCCCGCTCAAGCAGGCCGAGGAGGAGCTGCGCCGCTCCGAGGTGAGCTTCCGCACCCTCATCCAGAGCCTGCCGGACCTGGTGGCTGTCTTCGACCGCGATGCCCGCGTGCGCTACGCCAACCTCAAGGTGGCGCGGGCGCTGGGCTACTCGGACGTGCGCGAGCTCGTCGGCAAGCACATCTCCGACATGATTCCCCCGGAGGACCTCGCCTCCGCGGACGCGCGCATGCACGAGGCGCTGCGCACCGGCCGCAACGCGCTTCAAGACCGGCGCATGGTGCGGCGCGACGGCGGCATCCTCCACGTGGAGTCCACCACCTTCCCGCTCCACTTCGACGGCGAGGACTCCATCGTCTCCGTGGCGCACGACCTCACCGAGCGCCACCAGATGCAGGCGCGGCTGCGGCTCGCCGAGCGCATGGCCTCCGTGGGCACGCTCGCCGCGGGCGTGGCGCACGAAATCAACAACCCGCTGGCGTACCTCACCGCCAACCTGGCCTTCGCGCGAGAGGAGCTGTCGCACCTGCCCGCTCCCGGCGAGCCCGGCGTGGACCCGGAGCTGCTGCGCTCGCTCGCGGACGCGCAATCCGCGCTCGCCGAGGCCCAGCAGGGCGCCGAGCGCGTGCGCACCATCGTCCGCGACTTGAAGACCTTCAGCCGCGTGGACGCGCTCGAGGACTCCGTCATCGACGTGCGCCAGGTGCTCGACTCCACGCTGAACCTGGCCACCACCGAAATCCGCCACCGCGCCCGCGTGATGAAGTTCTTCGAGGACGTCCCGCCCGTGCGCGCCAACGAGTCGCGACTGGGCCAGGTGTTCCTCAACCTGCTGGTCAACGCCGCGCAGGCCATCCCCGAGGGCGCACCAGAGCGTCACGAGATTCGCGTCACCACGCGCCTGGGCGACGCCTCCCGGGTGATGGTGGAGGTGGCGGACACGGGCGTGGGCATCGCCACCGAGCACCTGCCGCGCCTCTTCGACCCGTTCTTCACCACCAAGGCCCCCGGCGTGGGCACGGGCCTGGGCCTGTCCATCTGCCACAACCTCGTCACCGCGCTGGGCGGCGAGATTCGCGTGCGCAGCGCCCCCGGCAAGGGCTCCACGTTCCAGGTGCTCCTGCCCGCCTCCGAGCATCCTCGCGTGGAGCCGGAGCCGCTCGTCGTCGAGGCCCCCGTCGTCGAGAAGCGAGGCCGGCTGCTCGTCGTGGATGACGAGCCCCTGGTCTGCACCGCGCTGGGCCGCACACTGCGCCCCCACCACGACGTCACCCTCGCCACGCGCGCGCAGGACGCGCTGGAGCGCATCGAAGCCGGCGAGCACTACGACGTCGTCTTCTGCGACCTGATGATGCCGGGCATGAGCGGGATGGACTTCTACTCCACCCTCCTCAAGCGCCATCCGGACCAGGCCCGCCGCGTCGTCTTCCTCACCGGCGGTGCGGTGACACCTCAGGCGCGCGCCTTCCTCGAAACCGTCACCAGTCCCCACATCGAGAAGCCCTTCGCGGGCCGCGAACTCCTGTCCTTGGTGCAAGAACGATTGGCCCGTGTCTGA
- a CDS encoding glucan biosynthesis protein: MRRGVRAACVRWLGVAMVATASTACAAAAPSPASVARGAQPFTADTVVERARARAQSAYQEPRSTLPETYKHLSYDAYRDIRFRPEKSQWRAEGLPFQAQFFHPGFFFQFPVAMYEVSGGKSAPLRFSPELFTYGPLVKPGPLKQADGFAGMRLMHPLNSQEYFDELVVFLGASYFRALGKGNLYGLSARGLAIDTATPRPEEFPSFREMWLEKPAKGSDRVVVHALMDSPSVTGAFRFTLIPGDNTVMEVEATLFARKPVEQLGVAPLTSMYMYGENDRGAYDDFRPEVHDSDGLFIWTRGGEQLWRPLQNPAHINVSSFQLDSPRAFGVLQRDTAFSSYEDLEAHYERRPSAWVEPVGDWGPGVVRLVELPTPDETNDNIVAFWVPQAPLVPGTPLRVAYKLHWGSRSPWPKTGASVVSTRVDAGDSWKGAKLKDTPTMRRFVIDFSPSPASDAQGDAPVEAVVSASSGQVLRPLVTRHTPTGGWRATFELHPASPAAPTELRAFLKRGSETLTETWSYLWIP; this comes from the coding sequence ATGCGACGTGGGGTGCGCGCGGCGTGCGTGCGGTGGCTGGGGGTGGCGATGGTGGCCACGGCCAGCACGGCCTGCGCGGCGGCCGCCCCTTCTCCCGCCTCCGTGGCGCGTGGCGCCCAGCCCTTCACCGCGGACACCGTGGTGGAGCGCGCGCGGGCGCGGGCGCAGTCGGCGTACCAGGAGCCTCGTTCGACGCTGCCGGAGACGTACAAGCACCTGAGCTACGACGCGTACCGCGACATCCGCTTCCGCCCGGAGAAGTCCCAGTGGCGCGCGGAGGGGCTCCCCTTCCAGGCGCAGTTCTTCCACCCGGGCTTCTTCTTCCAGTTCCCGGTGGCCATGTACGAGGTGTCCGGCGGCAAGTCCGCGCCGCTGCGCTTCTCGCCGGAGCTCTTCACGTACGGGCCGCTGGTGAAGCCCGGTCCGCTCAAGCAGGCGGATGGCTTCGCGGGCATGCGCCTCATGCACCCGCTCAACAGCCAGGAGTACTTCGACGAGCTGGTGGTGTTCCTGGGCGCCAGCTACTTCCGCGCGCTGGGCAAGGGCAACCTGTATGGCCTGTCCGCGCGAGGCCTGGCCATCGACACGGCCACGCCGCGCCCGGAGGAGTTCCCCTCGTTCCGGGAGATGTGGCTGGAGAAGCCCGCGAAGGGCTCGGACCGCGTGGTGGTGCACGCGCTGATGGACAGCCCCAGCGTCACCGGCGCGTTCCGCTTCACGCTCATCCCCGGGGACAACACGGTGATGGAGGTGGAGGCCACGCTGTTCGCGCGCAAGCCCGTGGAGCAGCTGGGCGTGGCGCCGCTGACGAGCATGTACATGTACGGGGAGAACGACCGGGGCGCCTACGACGACTTCCGGCCGGAGGTGCACGACTCGGACGGCCTCTTCATCTGGACGCGCGGCGGAGAGCAGCTCTGGCGGCCCCTGCAGAACCCCGCGCACATCAACGTCTCCAGCTTCCAGCTGGACTCGCCCCGCGCCTTCGGTGTCCTCCAGCGCGACACGGCCTTCAGCAGCTACGAGGACCTGGAGGCGCACTACGAGCGCCGTCCCAGCGCGTGGGTGGAGCCCGTGGGTGACTGGGGCCCGGGCGTGGTGCGGCTGGTGGAGCTGCCGACGCCCGACGAGACCAACGACAACATCGTCGCCTTCTGGGTGCCCCAGGCGCCGCTCGTGCCCGGCACGCCGCTGCGCGTCGCCTACAAGCTGCACTGGGGCTCGCGCTCGCCGTGGCCGAAGACGGGCGCTTCCGTGGTCAGCACGCGCGTGGACGCGGGCGACTCGTGGAAGGGCGCGAAGCTGAAGGACACGCCCACGATGCGGCGCTTCGTCATCGACTTCTCACCGTCACCCGCGTCGGACGCCCAGGGTGATGCACCGGTGGAGGCCGTGGTCAGCGCCTCCTCGGGCCAGGTGCTGCGTCCCCTCGTGACACGACACACGCCCACCGGAGGGTGGCGGGCCACTTTCGAGCTGCACCCCGCCTCCCCCGCTGCCCCCACCGAGCTTCGCGCGTTCCTCAAGCGCGGCTCGGAGACCCTCACCGAGACCTGGAGCTACCTGTGGATTCCGTGA